The segment AGTTTATTGTTTTACTACATTATTAACAATGGTGAAAACGTGTTATAGAGGTTGAAAAGGCCTATCCAATAAGAATTGGTTAAACCCCAACGATCGGCCATGCTTGTTGTTTTTCGTGATGACTACCGCGCAGTGGTATAGTGACGTATCTTCCATTGATTTGAATACTCCTGTTATGTTTGCTGTGAATGTGGTCATATCTTATTTAACAACTTCGTCCTATAGCTACACTGTTCTCTATATTTGCTAACTGATCAGATATTTGTCTCGTTAGTTGGATGAGGAGATTCTGGGATTGGGAATGGGAGTATAACAAAAATATGCTCTACCTTAATGATCCGAACTATTGACTTTCTCACGGGCATGCTGCAACCACAGGCGCCAATTTCCATCGATGAACCTATTAAACATTGGTATGACCTCTGTTACTCCCTCCCATCTCATCTATGTCAAACCTATGTAATGATCCCCGAATTATTCTCGTTTTTAAAGAAACTAATGTACAGATGTAACGAAACGTTTGCAAACATAACCAAAACTATAAAATATAGCTAACATTGTAACCTAACATGACATACGTGACCATCAGAATGTAGGTGTATCTTAAGATGCAGTCCATTTTTccccaaaatatttcatcatcatcgtcattcatttatttctttttatatttgtttctttcataattttttacAGGGAGAGATATCGATGGTGGAACAGCTTTAATTAATGACTTAGATACAAATTTTGGCTATCCACATGACGATGGCGACGACCCAGTAGAAACCATGTTACGAAGAACTTTACTCTTAAAGACGTATTGGCAACTCTGCACTGAACTTGATGCTTGTCCCGAGAAAGTTACAAAAACAGAGGACGTCCTACCACCAAGGACATCACGTGGTAGGTGTCTGCATATATCAGAGAATGTAAACGGTGTTAATTAGTGGAAGCAGCACAGCTTACGCAGACGTGTGCATAACACAGACTATACAGAGCTGCATTCCATACGTTATTTGTGGTATTCAAACGAGGTAGCAGATAATGTAACACTATTCTAATTTGTTAGTTGTGAAAATCTTGTCCCTATAACTCGGATACAGTTACTAGAATGTGGCACATTTGACTGATTAACGCACTCCATGAAGCGGATCACAGTGAGTGATCTATCATGTCATCAGGGCAAATGTTCTTTAATAGTATATTATAACACCGCTCTGTTGGTTTCATttaaaaatgtgataaatttggaatgtttgcttagcacTCAATATTCTCGatagttaaaatatatataataatagttaAAAAAGCTATTCATCATCACATCATTTTCAGCTCAATTTCAATGATGGCATCATCTGccctgctgttgccagatgtcttcgaaaaatgttgataaaatttacacaaaaaaaaaatcatatcttagCCAAACATAATTTGACCTAAATATGCCGATAATTTCCAGATGCAgataatttgttttatacaacgaACCTCAGCGATCGGAATATCTCtttctatatttttcttttgatgGGCCCCACTGACCAGAAGAAAACTAGTTCTTTATCTAACAGAGGATGAAAAACAACTAGGGCTGTTTAATTTATGGAAGATGTTATTGACCATGAAACGAATCGCTTAAGTTATCAATAAAAGTTGgatattaaaatttgaaactAGGAGAAGAAGAAAGGTCGACTTTCTTAATGAATGAAAGTAAAACCGCTTCTATTTGTAACTTATAGCTTCAATTGTTTATTCAAAACCTGTGCATGTTTTCTTAACCCATCGATTTGCTGAGAAATTTGAAGTTTGCGTTAACCTCATAccagttattattttttttaaatatagtcTTTGATCTGATAAATTTCATGGACATTACGTCATGATTCTTACAAGAGAGGGAGATAAAAGGGCAAAGTAAACATGAAATTGACATTAAAGATCAGAATTGATTGACGTTTTGATACGTTTAATCTCTTTGTCCTTGAGTCATATTATGACATTATATGTAGTGATATGAAATGTTTGCGTTTCTatttaaaatacattaaattgtaacaaaaaaaaacgaaaaagatATTGATCCTTTGATATGTGAAAGGAATGATATATAAATTAACGCGTTATATATTTGTACTTTAAAATCGGTATGGTGTATAAAATGACACCACATCGGGTTCAATTTGAAAGCTTTGACCAGTTAATTGTCATTTATCTCTGCTATAAAACATGAAATGGAAGATATATTGTTAGGCACGGAGATAATTTTATTTCACATACCCATGAGCCCACATAATCTAGCCGAAAGTTTATTGGTTTACAATATTTTTGCAAATAAGAACGCCTTCAACCCCTTTTTCTAACCACTTCATTTTGCCACGATTTACATCCAAAGACTAAATCTTATTAATAGATTGCAGACATCATAATTATCACGTGACTGTTATGAACGTAGATCGATTACTAGCTATGACGCGTCAAGAAACATTTTTGAAGATGTCAGCTTCTGAAATCATTATTTGCTTTCAATACATTACAATGCCAGAGTTCGTGCGAATTTCCTCTACTTCATAAAAGATGACAACTCTATCAAGATAACATATTCATATCTTAAAGAAGAATTGGTCTGCGGTTCTTTATTTACTATGAAACAAACATTCATTAGCTCATTTAGCTTGttctttttggggggttttCTGCTTCTTGTTATAAATCAGAGTTTCAAAACGATTAATCTCTAAAACTAGACAAATTTTCCAGCCTGGGAAGTGTTTAATAACTCTTATCTAGTTAGACATCTGTTCAATGTCTGTTAATCTTTTATTCAGAATAGACAGTTTGCTAACAATGGTGGCGGCTACAGGCAATCCTCAcgtgacagtatttctcaagaaaactgttttgtacacagtttaatatgtcgAGCAATCATGCAGGATACAGCCCAATGAATGACATATCTTATGGACCGGGAAAACCCTTtggttagggttaaccctagggttaaacctaaccctaacccgaggAGTACTACATCACATGTAGTATCATGCAATACCTTACTTCTTGAAGCAATGGAACTTGCCAAattataacttgtcttgagagatgaaaaacaaaaaagtgagGTTTTGATGGCCGCGGCTACGATTCATCCTTGCACAATCAAACTGTCTTTACTCACAGTACCATATAGTCTGCTTTATCGTTCACCAGAATGTAAGCTAACAACACCTATTGTATGTGTCACGTGGTCACTGATAATCTATACTTCAGTTTGCTCCTATCATAATATCAAACTTCCTGTTATGAAAAGGTCTTGTTAAAATAGAAGAAGCTCACCTCGATATCGATTGAGTtttaattattacaaatatCGTAAAGAACACGTTACCGGGTCAATGTATTCAGatgagaaataacaaaataaataatatcaaaGGCTATATACTTGCGAACTTAATGATTAATTTATATAGCGTATTTATGTTGTTGTATAATGGTCTCCTTCCATAAGATGAGATTGACCGTAGTACAGTGCTGCACTATACGGTATGGCGAAGAAGTATATCAGTCCATTTTATTAGGCCAGGATTGATTTGTAGTTAAAGCCATGAAGGAAAATGATGAAGTTCAGTAAAGTAAGTTAACAAGTAAGTATAGATGACCGTAGATTTAGGAGGATTAAACTGAAACGTTTCAAGCTAAGCGGTGCTCTTGTGATCTGTCGATGACCAGGTCGGCAAGGTGGAATGGTCAGTTTGGTCAACAAGAGTTCTTTTGCTGATATCGTCCgatctataaatatattttaattaactgAGGATAACCAACTATGAAGCATACAAGGAGATAGCTCTGGGCAATGTATCACTTAATTCATaggttttttttataacttGTTTCGaattacattaatatatttattgtcttcaagaaaatataataacagAGAAATATGACGAATAAGAAACCCGCGCCATTTAGTATAAGTTCTGCCAACGAAATaacaaaatgtgatttttatgttttgaaacataacaaaataattaagaatAATTCAAACAAAGAAGGATTGGAAAATAACAGCTTCGGCAATACGTCACTTGGGATTCTTGAGAATGgactgcggggggggggggggagcatatTCAAGGAATTAATTCAACCATCTGCAAATCAAGaaaggataataataataataataataataaattacaatcAAGAGTTTATGGTTTAAGTCTTTACCTTCAAAAATACTtatctttaaaataaatgttacgTTGTAAGCTaactatttaatatttttaaataacaaCGTAACAACTCAAGTAACAATTGAAACATATTTATTGTACATAAATTGTATGATGAACACGTTACATAAACTTTATGATTAAAACCCCTTCCGATCCACACCCTCGAGTGAACAATTAAAATCCTCCAGAAAGATTTTGAATCTAGTTcaaatctgaaattgttttcacCTCTTACTCACAAACGATGatcacaaacaaacacattaaTTATGTCTGACGATATTGGACGTAAAAGAATTGAACCCCATGAAAGACATCAAGAAAAATATTTAGGCATAGAGATATTTTctcatctatttttttttatttcactatGAATATAATTTCCCCTTCGCAATTTTGTAACTTAAGAATCACAATGAGAAGTAAATTACAAGTCAGAGAGAGAGAAGATATTTTTGAGGAAGGTCTTTAGGTTTCAATAAACATCTTTTGTCCACGTAGGACGAATAATAAGTCCATGCAGTTGAGCAAGAATAGAAATATCCTAGCAGTATTTCCTTAGAGAATTGAAAGATCTATTTTCTTGAATAATTATTAACCTTAAACCAGACAAACAAAAACTAGGTGACatttaaaattttctttcaatggtCGAAgcatttaaatttatatatcatCGTCAATTTCCATAATAAAGACACAAGATATTAAGAAACCATTAGAAATAGGTTTGGAATAATGTCAGTTGGACATTTTGTATGCGTCTATTGTCTGTTTGTTCAATGTGTGCAGTAAAGCATACATGATTTAATGCACTACAGATTTCATATACATGTGTTTAAATACTTTGACACGACACGACAATATCCACTCagataaaaaacaataatttaattatttacaggAGGTCAAACGTAGATCGTATTTGTAACGTTGAATAATCATAACACAGAGTCAATTATGAAGTTAGATTCCCTTTGTTGGAAAAGAAAAACGCCGAGAGCAAACTTCCACCCGAAGATTTAGGTCACAAATTTGTCGGTAGATTTGTTTTCTCTTGGTATctgaatgaaacaaaattgCAGCGAGTTTTTTAGTAGAGTAAGATTCTTCTAAATTGTTTTAGTCCTTTGAAAAGGTTAGTGTAAAATGGAAAGTGAAACGCAACTATATATACTTAATGACTGATGACAAGGTGCGCAACATTTACGGACATTTAtatctacttatatatatatatacgtatacatatacatacacatatacatatccATATACAGtttcatttacatatacatgtacatgtacataaacatatacataaacgtgtacatataaatatgcatatccATATCCATAGCCATGTACGTATACGTATAcgtacacatacatacatacatacacatacacatatccATATCCATATACATATACGTACACGtacacgtacatacatacatatacatatccAAATCCATATACGTGTACGTGTACGTATACGTACACACACATAcgtatacatattcatagacaTATGCATTCACATATACATAGACATATACGTACGTATGCGTATACGAATCATATTTACCTAGTACTAGTGGTGATATCCTGATACATGTTAtaagttatttcattttattttacttttgtttttgtttacacaGGTCACCTATTCTGGAGGACGGGGATACTGATGCCACCGTCAAAGGGAGGAAAGTGATTTCACTATAACCAGTCGAAATGACTACGAAGTGGAAGGGCACACAAGCGGCTCTAATGCAATGGTCTCTTTGCAGCCGTTTCAATAATAGCAGGGATCGGCCTTCCTGTCTTTAATTAAGTAttttgggatgacatggaaacgGAATGACATCTATTTTTTTGGAGAAAAGAGAGGTTTCATTCGGTAGCTTTTGTTTGATATAGTCACGTGGTATGTTTCAACAGGAAATATATGTTACTTAATACAGCTATAGGAATAGATAACATGCGATTCCCCTTTATATAAGAATGGACTGTATGTCGGTTAACCGATACCGCAGTAGGATGACACATCATAGTATACTGGGTAAATAACGCGTAGGGTATGTTAATATCGTCATCTTTGACGCTACTATCGCAAATTCATAAATTCATCAAATTCACATAAATTGTAAACAATGCCATTACTTCAAGAATACGTTGTAACTATTATCGTAACGAAATAACATGATTACAAAGCAACTTAGGTTAGTCTTACCCGCCTATTACTGTCATGTTCATAATTCAAACGAGAAAATTTATTgcaacacaatttttttttaaaggttatGTCAAGTTCGATGCAATGTAACAAATTCTTACAAATCAGAAAATGGTATTAATTTACTTAGTTGTCAAAGCCACTTCATCAAGATTATTCTATTGGGGTTAATTAGATGCATTTACTATGCTAATAATAGCTAAATTTCTTTGAAAGTTGAGTAATCTGTTAATAGTTTCATCTATTTTGGAACAAAGCCGACACCGTTCTTTTGTCTTAGTCTTTTGTCTATTTCAATCTCTATTAGTCAACGTGTAGGATATATCCCGTAATCTTCTTTTATATCCCCTATATGAAATTCCTTCATTCAACTTGAAGGATAAGGTAGCCTACTTTCTTGATCTTAGACTGCTGTTCTTAGAACAAACTGTTGCCGTCAACTGGTAGGATAATCTCATTGGCCTTCGTCTTTCTCCTCGTTTGTAGACGCCATTCTGTTTACAAGAACTATAATCACCTTTAATCACAAATCATAAGGACAAAAAATAAAGTTCGGTCAAATTTAAACTTCCAGACAAATATCAAAGATATGAGATATCATGGTTAGTGACACATATATCATAGTCGCAGGACACATAGCATTGTCAAGAGACATATATCATACTTATGGAACATATATCACAGTTATGCTGGGAAAAGTTACTGCTAATTATCTCTCTAAGTAGCAGACCAACGACAGCGAAAAATAAATCAACTTTATCTCTCATATGGAAATTTAGATTAACTAGGCTCACCTTCATCTTCATTTTGCACTGAAATGCTGGTTTCGAATTTATGACAATATGAAATTAATTCTTAAAGTACATTTCCCTGTGTATGTCTACTGACTGGTTACACTGGAATAGTATATTCCAGCCTGTAGACAGAAAAATGATACATTCATTCCCATCTCTTCTGAAATCTGGTTGATAATTTCATATAGGTTTCcttttttgaacatttttattATCTGTGCACGGAAAATTTGAGCgtttcaaatttgattttcaaattcaTAGCTaggttatatatttttctttccataaGCTAATATGTCATCGTTTTCTCACAAAGAATGACGATAGTACATGTAAAGTTTACTCACATGATTATTTACAGatgattattcatatatttaacattttacgTTTATGAATATTTCTGTTCAAGTTTTCGTTATTTTAAGCGGTAGTTTGACAGACTACAGGAGAACTGAAATGCCAAAGATATAACTTTTCATCCTTAGACGAAATCAATTCATGTAATTAGGCTTAcagtattatttattattactgtaGTGTAATGCGGACAGTTGGTACGATGGATGGTGTGGAGGGGGTGTGAaaggggtgggagggtgggaaAGGACATTGGGATAACGTTGAAATATTCACCCTTCTTGTACTTTAATTTTGATGAGATTCATGATCATGTGACAGGCCCTCTAAATAAGGTCATTTGCATACGTGTGCGAATAGTATTGTAACCGTTTGCAACATTAGATCATAGCGTCTCGGTATAATTGCTTATGAACACTGACAATTCAAGGGCCAGAAGTGTTGAAATTCACCAATGGTACACACTAAAGGCTTCGACCTTCCTTGGAATAGAATGGAAAAGTTTATCTCATGTTTGCTACCCAAACAGATCTTTTGCGAAACCTCGCTATTTCTTCTTTCTGGGAGGATGgtggaaagggggagggggggggggtagtatgGTCTTTCGTTTCCTGGATTTTAAGGACATTTATGGATCATCTTGATAGAGAGTGAAATTGCATAGAACTGTCGGTAACGTTATAACTGAATTGACGTAATGATACagtttattcatttattgtagTGTATATTACTAGCAAATCTATTACGATATTAGGAATATTTCGCAAGTGGCTGTATTCTTAATTTACGATTTAAGGAAGtagaaattagaagaaaaaatagaaacGAAGAAACATAGATTCAGTAGTCGATCACTTGCcaacaaattaattattgttaatctcctttgatgttattttaacagcagagccaATACATTATATGTGTACACTGGAACTTTCTATGtgaactatgaatattcattgaggTCTTGATTCTTGCACCTAATTATCCACATCATCGCTAGGAAATTTCCGTAGGAAATGTTCTTCTTCTTGAGGGATGTAACTCATGGACGTACATATGCACTTCTGTGTATGGAAATTCACTTTCTATTGGAAATATCCTTGAAAGTCTGTtgtattggctccaattatagcacgctagtggagtgttagctcagtggttaacgccggtgccttccaatcataaggccccggttcgagtcactcccagattaatgtatgtcgtccagttacagagttgttgacaattcataatcatggacgttaaatatgaacgtaagagactgacctcggtcagcttgcggctctgataaccaatgaggcttcttcgcgagttcctgcttgcaggaagatctaaaatacatacatacatacgctATAGagaggaaagttttgtgattacgtaatcgacctgccacggccGTAAATCCACCCCAGGCTCTaagattagcctgcatagcttcttattactattaggctctttgtgtaaacactgtgtacaaatatgttcatgtctacagtgtataagtaatcatacagcgttcacacaaagatcctcatacaagaaaaaaatatgtggcaggcgttgcagaccaattggtaaaaagaggtcattttacgtccaaggcaggtcgattacgtgatctcaagaaatttttcatgatagcgtgctatagttgtgGTCTATATAccatacctttaaatatatacCTAAGGTGattgttactaaaaataatcaGGGAAAGGAGAGGGAACGAGGGAGGGCACgggaagtgggggaggggagattcTGTTCTACTCAGAACTCATGTATAACCTCAAATATACACCCACCGTTCTAAGCTACGGTCAAAGCCAAAGATAATAAGGATTGGTTGCTTACATTGGATATCAgaataatacaaacatgtggAGCAGTGCCGTGTGCAAAGAGGGGCTGAATCCCCACCTCCAtcgtcggtgggggggggggatggttcAACCAGGCGATTGTTATCTTCTGTAggggaagaattagaccactctCCCGGGTGCACACCACCACCTCCTTTCAACCTCACGCAAACATACAAGAGTATTATCAGCACAAACGTGAGTTTCTACCTAAAGAtaaacctaatttatagtctgaATATGACCTAGAATTACACATTTGACGCCTAAACGGCCATTTTTTTTCAGCCCCGGCCCCCACTACAtggaagagggagggggattAAGAATTTTAACCCCAACTGGTAATCCTGTGCACGTCACTGGTAAGAAGTTGTCTGGATTTGCATTCACTATTTGTCCTTGATCGAGAAATAACTTCAAGAACGGCTGAAGGCACACAATGAATTCTGATGTTGTAGAGCGCTAGCCACCactgtaatatgtatatatatatgtatatcagtaCCCCTTGTATCAGCAGTTACTCATTAATGGATTGTTACGGCTAGAAAACACATCAACAGCTCAGCCGAAGAAACACAACTGCATAACAGATCAGATCTTTATGGCTTAAAATAACACAATAGATCAGCTCAGCCGAAGAAACACAACTACATAACAGATCCTTAAGGCTTATCATAACCCAATAGATCAGCTCAGCCAAAGAAACACAACTGCATAACAAAGTTTTAAAAGGGAATAACTGAAATActtagacaaaaatatatatatttgactggcatacatattttcattttgttttttggttacATTTATACTAACGACTTACATTAGAGAACCGTAATCGTTTAACGAATATTCCGGaggagatttttttcttttacaattttacataaaCAGCTTATAATCTGAAAACGACATCCGGCAGCTTTATAACGAAAACATAGAAGATAAATTGTGATGAATTATTCTGAATCTATCTGGCGACAGTTATTGTATGATAattcaacacacacacacatatatatatatatatatatatatatacatacatacatacacacatatatatatatatatatatatatatatgaacaatacGAAATGACGTCATCTATCGGAGAAGTTGAAATTGACTGACCTTTTTACCTTTTTCTACTTTTTGTTTGAAAACCAGCAGAATTTCCCAACCACACGCCCTTGTTTTTCCTTTTGTAAAGAATTCAAGCTGTtaaattaaaactaatattTATTGAAGGGGATAAGAGCTTTTCCAATAGAAAAATATAACCACGGCAACTACAAGCAAACGGCCATCTTAAGTGCTGCTTAGTTGTCAAGAATGAGACCTATGATCTTTTCAAGAACTATAGTACCGCTATATTACAACGATGATTAATTTAATTATAGAATAACTAAATTGTTTCAACAAGTATTTCCATCAACAAAGAAGTTCCCAATACGAGGCAGAAAAGATGATTTATCGGTCATTTCTGGTAAATTTACGACCACAAGAAGAACAATTAGTGAAGAACTGTAGATAGGCCCTAACCACGGCTTCAGTTAATCCTAGTAACAGAAAATCTCGTCAAAAATGAGGCAAAATTTACATGTTTCTCtgagagaaattaaaaaaaaagcttttgaTTTATTTACTTCAAAACAAACGCATTGATACAGGGAAAATTGAGATGTTTGAGAAGGGTTACAGCCATCTCACGTAACGCgatatttttgctttctttcttaatcaattaaatatggtaaacatattataaatagtgataattatatttctttcgtTTGGGTAAAATCTATCAAGTTCGGTATTAATGACGTATTCAGGTATATAAACAACAAAAGAGAAACGGATAATGGTATGTCTGCCCATGATAGATAATGAACATATATTGTCAAGGAAACCATGACGTGTAGAATCTACGTCATCTTTCATTGTTTGATTTCCTCAActtgatttttcttttcatttcttccaAAAAAGTCTCAAAATCCTTGAAACCGTCGCACAACTGTAGAATGCATTCACGGTTACgattaattgtttaatttgaaTGAAGTtcgaaaattgaaaagaaacacGGAAAGAGACTTTCAGTGAGTCTATAAATAACATTCATGTAGTTACCGAGGTCAACATTATCTAGCTTTATATGTCGTGAAATGTTCTGGTCATTACCTGACATAATGGTGTAGCAGAGACTTGAGTAAGTCCAAACAATTCACATTGAGTAATTTGTCTGGAACATGTGTAGGATTTATGTCAATGTGTTCTCTTCATATTTCGCCATCCTACGAACAGAAATAGCAAACACTTTGTTTTTATCTGACATTTTCATGCCTGAGCAATTAGCATTTAACCatatcattgaaaaaaaaaaccctgatGAATCTGGAAGGAAATTTGAATCGGTTGTATGGTTTGACGGTGGTTGAACGCAACCTTTAAGCTTTATGCTGAAACCAATGAGTTTGTGTAGAGCACCTTCGGCGCTGTAACATATACCACTGACTGAAACACACGAAGGCGCACAAGCGTAAACGCACATGTACACCCACGTGCATACGCAGATACGAATTACAAATTATATTGGTCGAACCACTGTATGGGGATGACACAtttatactgtattgtattatttttttcgaTGCAGTTTTTAACTTCGTGTTGCAAAACTTGCAATCGGCACGGTATTCACATGAAATCCTCTAATACAGTAACTATATAACAGACTGATGGCGTGACCAAGCCGGTATAACTACATGTTTGAAGTTCACCGATTGACCTCAGGCTAAGTTTACCGGAATCCAGATATAAAGTTAAGTAAATTAAGATTTTCTAAGTAAATAGCAACCGTTGAATGTGAAAGTATctaatttattttacaatttgagAGCAGTTTGGCGTGTTTGAAACAATTAGGGATTAGCGTTGCAGCTGTTGTCATCGAAGTACCTCACCAGGTTTTATTATAATCATAATTACTGGAATCGTTTAATATTTCCCCGAGAAATATAAGACAAGTCTTCTATAATTCTCATGGAAACTtcaaaatcaaaactacagtttGCTTTAAAATGTACAAATGTTAAATGATTTTATACCCAATAACACATCTATAGCTGGAATAAATTTGCGGTAAAAAACTATTCGCTGTTcctaataaaacaaattattaacaGATAAGTTTTTTAAGTGTCCTTAATACGTAATGTAGGGCTTAACCGTTCTTTGCAATTCCTAGATTTCCTCCCCTCCTCAACAATACCCCAGGGGTTTGAGTAATAATTTACATAGCATTGTCTTATGAAATAATCCAATTAAATTAGAAGAATGTATACATATAGAGATATTACCCGAGGTACACATTAATCTTAATTTATAGagggaaatattaaaaataatcaaaTCC is part of the Apostichopus japonicus isolate 1M-3 chromosome 11, ASM3797524v1, whole genome shotgun sequence genome and harbors:
- the LOC139976092 gene encoding uncharacterized protein; its protein translation is MEFGSKIMVLATSLLVCLIVASTQGELSQRRISRRDIDGGTALINDLDTNFGYPHDDGDDPVETMLRRTLLLKTYWQLCTELDACPEKVTKTEDVLPPRTSRGHLFWRTGILMPPSKGGK